In the Leptospira limi genome, one interval contains:
- a CDS encoding dienelactone hydrolase family protein, translating to MKLFLSILAMMLAFQCSSLPTSELPVKSTVTLSPLEYKLDGKTYEGFMAVDSSITGKRPGILVIHEWWGVNEYPKQRAKQLADLGYVAFVMDVYGKGILAKDHVEAGKLSSANGDPKVLLKKIYKAIDILKSNPNVDSTKIGAIGYCFGGGGVIELALDGADLKGGVVSFHGMLGSKNLATGVKKIKSKVLVHHGADDPFIPKNVVETFVKTITEAKAPVTFVSHPGAVHGFTRPGAEKHGLPGLAYNEKADYASFESMKDFFAKNFK from the coding sequence ATGAAACTGTTCCTTTCCATATTAGCAATGATGTTGGCGTTCCAGTGTAGTTCACTACCGACTTCTGAACTGCCAGTCAAATCAACTGTCACTTTGAGTCCGTTGGAATATAAATTGGATGGCAAGACATACGAAGGTTTTATGGCTGTTGATTCAAGTATCACTGGCAAACGACCTGGAATTCTCGTGATTCACGAGTGGTGGGGTGTCAATGAGTATCCAAAACAAAGAGCAAAACAATTAGCAGATTTAGGTTATGTTGCTTTTGTTATGGACGTATATGGAAAAGGGATTCTCGCAAAAGACCATGTGGAAGCGGGAAAACTTTCAAGTGCAAATGGTGATCCAAAAGTTCTCCTTAAAAAAATCTACAAAGCAATCGATATTTTAAAATCAAATCCAAATGTTGATTCTACTAAAATTGGTGCGATTGGATATTGTTTTGGTGGAGGCGGTGTCATTGAACTTGCATTAGATGGCGCTGATCTGAAAGGTGGAGTTGTTTCTTTTCATGGAATGTTAGGAAGCAAAAATTTAGCAACTGGTGTTAAAAAAATTAAAAGTAAAGTTTTAGTTCACCATGGAGCAGATGATCCTTTTATACCAAAAAATGTTGTAGAAACGTTTGTAAAAACAATTACCGAAGCAAAGGCTCCAGTAACGTTTGTTTCACATCCAGGCGCAGTTCATGGTTTCACTCGACCAGGTGCTGAAAAACATGGATTACCTGGTCTAGCTTACAATGAAAAAGCAGATTACGCTTCTTTCGAAAGTATGAAAGACTTTTTCGCAAAAAACTTTAAATAA
- a CDS encoding acyl-CoA dehydrogenase family protein has product MIQNNYFQSNEDLKEHFYDLINWNEIVPIYENQFSDAKLYESTKNIRLEMAPTSVEEAIAYYEEILKSCGEISGMYVSQVASTVDAKGLKFENGDVVHPKEMVDVIQMYHDAGLGPAAFKRKYGGLGVPSIIKAMIAEIMYRSDSSITIAVGSMGLAAILEVCASEEMKQEWIPKLISGNYTVTMGLSEPDFGSDLPNITTKAVKNGEEWLLNGTKRFQTVACGINGSPGITLTLARTGTQESGARGLSFFIVENKDYQIQGIEKKLGIKASATCETVFENSKGHLVGKEGFGLVKYVMGMLNGARLSVSSQGTGIVTAAFEEALKYANERIQFGKPIYEIPAVKRMLDRMERELAGMRCLMVEAAYSVDKYYWYEDGREVSTEESKTAKFWEKVANTLTPISKYYNSEMCNDLVYDGLQVLGGSGYTEDYDLSRLYRDARITNIYDGTTQIQVNAAIGGITSGMSGTGTFRAYLDHLAKGSEGNKSLSEIRNLFESVVDTFKLIQDQGTKEAYSFEVVESAARVVIGYLMERSKNKSKSRKELRTKWCKEFHNDSYAILTANHIKLKSA; this is encoded by the coding sequence ATGATCCAAAATAATTACTTCCAAAGCAACGAAGACTTAAAAGAACATTTCTATGATTTAATTAATTGGAATGAAATTGTACCTATATACGAAAATCAGTTCTCCGATGCGAAACTTTATGAATCTACAAAAAATATCAGATTAGAAATGGCTCCGACATCTGTCGAAGAAGCAATCGCTTATTATGAAGAGATACTCAAGTCTTGTGGTGAAATTAGTGGAATGTATGTCTCACAAGTTGCCTCTACAGTTGATGCAAAAGGCTTAAAATTTGAAAATGGAGATGTGGTCCATCCAAAAGAGATGGTCGATGTCATTCAAATGTATCATGATGCTGGACTAGGACCTGCTGCCTTTAAACGTAAATATGGTGGACTTGGAGTACCAAGTATCATCAAAGCGATGATCGCAGAGATCATGTACCGATCTGATAGTTCCATCACCATTGCTGTTGGTAGTATGGGACTTGCGGCAATCTTAGAAGTATGTGCATCAGAGGAGATGAAACAGGAATGGATTCCAAAACTCATTTCAGGTAACTATACAGTCACGATGGGGTTATCAGAACCTGACTTTGGTTCCGACTTACCCAATATCACAACCAAGGCAGTAAAAAATGGAGAAGAATGGTTACTCAATGGTACCAAACGTTTCCAAACTGTAGCTTGTGGTATCAATGGAAGCCCTGGCATTACACTTACATTAGCAAGAACAGGTACGCAAGAAAGTGGAGCAAGAGGTTTATCTTTTTTTATTGTTGAAAACAAAGATTACCAAATCCAAGGGATCGAAAAAAAATTAGGGATCAAAGCATCTGCCACTTGCGAAACTGTATTTGAAAATAGCAAAGGCCATTTAGTTGGAAAAGAAGGTTTTGGTCTTGTAAAATATGTGATGGGTATGTTAAACGGAGCTCGACTCAGTGTTTCTTCTCAAGGAACTGGAATTGTAACAGCAGCATTTGAAGAAGCACTGAAGTATGCAAACGAACGAATTCAATTTGGAAAGCCAATTTATGAAATCCCAGCTGTAAAAAGAATGTTAGATCGTATGGAGAGAGAACTTGCTGGTATGCGTTGTCTCATGGTGGAAGCTGCCTATTCTGTTGATAAATATTATTGGTATGAAGATGGCCGAGAAGTTTCAACGGAAGAAAGTAAAACAGCAAAATTTTGGGAGAAAGTTGCGAACACACTCACACCAATTTCCAAGTATTATAACTCAGAAATGTGCAATGACTTAGTTTATGACGGATTACAGGTATTAGGTGGATCAGGTTATACAGAAGATTATGATCTTTCAAGATTATATCGCGACGCAAGGATTACAAATATTTATGATGGAACTACACAAATACAAGTAAATGCAGCAATCGGTGGAATTACGTCTGGGATGAGTGGAACGGGAACGTTTCGTGCTTATTTAGACCATTTAGCAAAAGGTTCAGAAGGAAACAAATCACTCTCTGAGATACGGAATCTTTTTGAATCGGTAGTTGATACTTTCAAATTGATCCAAGACCAGGGAACAAAAGAAGCGTATAGTTTTGAAGTCGTTGAATCAGCAGCTCGAGTGGTGATCGGATACTTAATGGAACGAAGTAAAAACAAATCAAAATCTAGAAAAGAACTTCGAACAAAATGGTGCAAAGAATTTCACAATGACAGTTATGCGATTCTTACAGCCAACCATATCAAATTAAAATCGGCATAA
- a CDS encoding fatty acid desaturase family protein, with translation MRTISKKLNKEEIEAFGKEVDSLREEVMAKVGKEDADHIRFIYKTYRYTEVLGRGLIHFSFEPISFVAGTLLLSISKIINNMELGHNVLHGQYDWMNDPKFNSRTFEWDIVCNAHQWKFYHNYMHHTYTNVLNKDHDYGYNFTRLTEGQKWKPVHLTQPFTNLFLALNFQWGIGAHGYRVEYLETPKKLRKKKTLKDYKAVFFKKIELQMLKDYILFPALAGLNFPKVILGNLLANLIRNLWTYAVIFCGHFTENAESFTTEEIAGETKAQWYLRQLKGSSNLEGNNLFYTMTGHLSHQIEHHMFPDMPAKRYREVAPRLKEICAKYGQHYNTGSFVKQFGSVWKRIIAYSFPDHIANKVMGKRKKYLEPSIVLSQPSFQVSLPTEEKTISLT, from the coding sequence ATGAGAACGATTAGCAAAAAATTAAACAAAGAAGAAATAGAAGCATTTGGAAAAGAAGTTGATTCACTTCGAGAAGAAGTGATGGCAAAAGTAGGAAAGGAAGATGCAGATCACATCCGATTTATCTATAAAACATACAGATACACTGAAGTTTTAGGAAGAGGATTGATTCACTTTAGTTTCGAACCAATTTCCTTTGTGGCTGGAACATTGTTGTTATCAATTTCCAAAATCATTAATAATATGGAGTTAGGTCATAACGTTCTCCATGGACAATATGATTGGATGAACGATCCAAAGTTTAATTCCAGAACCTTTGAGTGGGATATCGTTTGTAATGCACACCAATGGAAGTTTTACCATAATTATATGCACCATACTTATACCAATGTTTTGAACAAAGATCATGACTATGGGTATAATTTTACAAGATTAACAGAAGGTCAAAAGTGGAAACCAGTCCACCTAACACAACCTTTTACAAATTTATTCTTAGCATTAAATTTCCAATGGGGAATCGGTGCACATGGTTACCGAGTTGAATACTTAGAGACTCCTAAAAAGTTAAGAAAGAAAAAAACTTTGAAAGATTACAAAGCAGTTTTCTTTAAGAAAATTGAACTTCAAATGTTGAAAGATTATATTTTGTTTCCTGCACTTGCTGGTTTAAATTTTCCAAAAGTTATATTAGGAAATTTATTAGCAAACTTAATCAGAAACCTTTGGACTTACGCTGTGATTTTTTGCGGACATTTTACTGAAAACGCAGAATCCTTTACCACTGAAGAAATAGCAGGTGAGACAAAAGCACAATGGTATTTAAGACAATTGAAAGGTTCTTCTAATCTTGAAGGAAATAATTTGTTTTATACAATGACAGGTCATTTGAGCCATCAGATCGAACACCATATGTTTCCTGATATGCCAGCAAAACGTTACCGTGAAGTTGCACCAAGATTAAAAGAAATTTGTGCAAAGTATGGACAACACTATAACACTGGAAGTTTTGTGAAACAATTTGGATCTGTATGGAAACGAATCATTGCCTATTCATTCCCTGATCACATTGCAAATAAGGTTATGGGGAAACGTAAGAAGTATTTAGAACCTTCCATCGTTTTAAGCCAACCAAGTTTCCAAGTTTCTCTTCCAACAGAAGAGAAAACAATATCACTCACTTAA
- a CDS encoding flavin reductase family protein, giving the protein MKTFPFIYNQPKEFLNFLQPKEWADFLLGELNPRFSVTTTKAKVIDIKEETADAKTFVLKPNWLWKGFLSGQHVPVTVEIAGRRVTRFYSLSSHPNEKYLQITVKRQKGGLVSNFLNQNTKKGDILDLGEASGEFVLSKELPKELLLLAGGSGITPIHSILKDLQALNYNGKVTLLYFVRSVDDIILKSSIDLLEKNNQWLTVQYILSDVPKEGYVSGFLTKEILDQYVPNLKSTSVYVCGPSPMQTKALSLLEGLPVKSELFLLPGQNLTNVKKEGTVDVYLSLSHKTIQVKGERSILDELEEQGIYPQSGCRMGICHTCVCKKQAGSVTDLSNGEKSQLGEENIQICVSRAESNLELEL; this is encoded by the coding sequence ATGAAAACATTTCCTTTTATCTACAACCAACCGAAGGAATTTCTAAACTTCCTTCAACCGAAAGAGTGGGCAGATTTTCTCCTAGGCGAATTGAATCCTAGGTTTTCTGTCACTACAACAAAAGCAAAAGTAATCGACATCAAAGAAGAAACAGCTGATGCAAAAACTTTTGTCTTAAAACCAAACTGGTTATGGAAAGGTTTTTTATCTGGCCAACACGTTCCTGTGACAGTTGAAATTGCTGGAAGACGAGTTACTCGGTTTTACTCTTTGTCTTCTCATCCAAATGAAAAATATTTACAAATCACTGTTAAACGCCAAAAGGGTGGTTTGGTTTCAAACTTTTTGAATCAAAACACTAAGAAGGGAGATATTTTAGACTTAGGAGAAGCTTCAGGCGAATTTGTTCTCTCCAAAGAACTTCCAAAAGAATTACTTTTATTAGCAGGTGGAAGTGGAATCACTCCCATCCATTCGATTTTAAAAGACTTACAAGCATTAAACTATAACGGCAAAGTGACACTATTGTATTTTGTTCGTTCGGTAGACGATATCATACTAAAATCATCAATTGATTTATTAGAAAAAAACAATCAATGGTTAACCGTACAATACATACTTTCTGATGTTCCAAAAGAAGGTTATGTTTCTGGTTTTTTAACAAAAGAAATTTTGGATCAGTATGTTCCGAATCTAAAATCGACATCTGTTTATGTTTGTGGTCCATCACCAATGCAAACAAAAGCACTTTCCCTTTTGGAAGGTTTACCTGTAAAATCTGAACTTTTCCTCTTACCAGGTCAAAACCTTACAAATGTGAAAAAAGAGGGAACCGTAGATGTATACTTGTCTCTTAGTCACAAAACCATCCAAGTAAAAGGTGAACGTTCCATCCTTGATGAACTCGAAGAACAAGGAATTTACCCTCAAAGTGGATGTCGTATGGGGATTTGCCATACATGTGTATGTAAAAAACAGGCTGGTTCCGTAACAGATTTATCAAACGGTGAAAAATCACAGTTAGGTGAAGAAAATATTCAAATCTGTGTGTCACGAGCTGAATCCAATTTGGAACTCGAACTTTAA
- a CDS encoding TetR family transcriptional regulator gives MNKRDTQKQKTHSQLLESALQLMGEEKGLGDLSLREVTAHAGIVPAAFYRHFKSMEELGLHLVEECGERIQLIVGDARNKGAYRSALQLTIGYFFDYVTHNRSLFRFIARERTGGNRKIRENIREAMRRIAHELAKDMRMPKLISMDDTLFASELIVSICFQMASDYLDLEDDAHSEMRKLKLQTIKQVRLVFIGTIRGRKQRNR, from the coding sequence ATGAACAAACGCGACACTCAAAAGCAAAAAACCCACTCTCAACTTCTGGAAAGTGCCCTACAATTGATGGGAGAAGAGAAAGGATTGGGTGATTTGAGCCTACGAGAGGTCACTGCACATGCTGGAATTGTTCCGGCAGCGTTCTACCGCCACTTTAAGTCCATGGAAGAATTAGGGCTGCATTTAGTGGAAGAATGTGGGGAAAGGATCCAACTCATTGTCGGTGATGCCAGAAACAAGGGAGCCTATCGTTCGGCACTACAACTCACCATTGGGTATTTTTTTGACTACGTGACCCATAACAGGTCCTTGTTTCGGTTCATTGCCAGGGAAAGGACAGGTGGGAATCGTAAAATTCGTGAGAACATTCGGGAAGCCATGCGGAGGATTGCCCATGAATTGGCCAAGGACATGCGAATGCCCAAATTGATTTCGATGGATGATACATTATTTGCTTCGGAACTCATTGTGAGTATCTGTTTCCAAATGGCTTCTGATTATTTGGATTTAGAAGATGATGCACACTCAGAGATGAGAAAGTTAAAATTACAAACGATCAAACAAGTCCGTCTCGTGTTCATTGGAACAATCCGCGGTAGAAAACAAAGGAACAGATGA
- a CDS encoding PAS domain S-box protein — translation MPTTEIKHSLGHILLVEDEAILAVSQAEFLKIKGYSVQHVSNALDAIDCISSDEEVDLILMDINLSDELDGIQLAKKILEIKEVPILFVSGYSDQKILNRVADLKHYGFIPKITSPDILECMIKSALKLHAAEQSLAFREKELRITFEAMGDGLIVLTPEGKIREINEKALNMLGYHKNELMNKDLSSFLFLVQAESRMRVSYSFNNENDQFLESKRRNNLIIISSKGREINVTETISPILDSNKNLNGIVIVFRENPETPVLVPPKDSESLYAKVFQLSPIAMAISTIKDGTYLDINPAMESIFRFQKSQVIGRKTDEFKAWSNPVQIEKLNEIYRENGRLSGERMSIHHSDGVHHEVLVFSQAIEIAGERFILWFNLDVTKILDIEGKLAKSLEEKDVLLKELQHRVKNTLAIISGLLNLESFKVENELAKQSFLNAQSRIMSMSKVYENLYQSEDLESVDLRKYIEDLVYSLHDIFVLNPSKIRFDVKLEDIRLDLKRTLPLGLILNELLTNALKYAYPNEKGGDIRIHLSISNQNVMLTVGDDGVGLPESVNIEKGNHFGYELIRSLTSQLKGVFSSVSKKGEGLNIIISFPLHNKE, via the coding sequence TTGATCTGATACTAATGGATATTAATTTATCTGATGAGCTAGATGGAATCCAATTAGCCAAAAAAATATTAGAAATCAAAGAAGTTCCTATTTTATTTGTGAGCGGATATTCTGACCAAAAAATTTTAAATCGAGTGGCTGACTTAAAACATTATGGTTTTATTCCCAAAATTACAAGCCCTGACATTTTAGAATGTATGATTAAGTCTGCTCTAAAACTTCATGCGGCAGAACAAAGTTTGGCATTCCGAGAAAAAGAACTTAGGATTACGTTTGAAGCAATGGGTGATGGACTTATTGTTTTAACTCCAGAAGGAAAAATCAGGGAAATTAATGAAAAAGCCTTAAATATGTTAGGTTACCATAAGAACGAATTGATGAATAAGGATTTGTCTTCGTTTTTGTTTTTGGTACAAGCAGAATCACGTATGCGCGTTTCTTATTCATTTAATAATGAGAACGATCAATTTTTAGAATCGAAAAGAAGAAATAATTTAATCATCATCTCAAGTAAAGGTCGAGAAATAAACGTTACAGAAACGATTTCTCCAATTTTAGATTCAAACAAAAATTTAAATGGGATTGTAATTGTTTTTCGAGAGAATCCAGAGACTCCAGTTCTTGTTCCACCCAAAGATAGTGAAAGTCTATATGCAAAAGTGTTCCAACTCAGCCCAATTGCAATGGCTATCTCTACCATAAAAGATGGAACCTATCTCGATATCAACCCTGCGATGGAATCCATTTTTCGCTTTCAAAAATCACAAGTGATAGGTCGCAAAACAGATGAGTTTAAAGCCTGGAGTAATCCTGTTCAAATTGAGAAATTAAACGAAATTTATAGAGAAAATGGTCGTTTGTCAGGGGAAAGAATGTCAATCCATCACTCGGATGGAGTCCATCATGAAGTTCTTGTTTTTAGCCAGGCAATTGAAATTGCAGGGGAACGATTTATCCTTTGGTTTAATCTTGATGTTACTAAGATTTTGGATATTGAAGGTAAATTAGCAAAATCACTCGAAGAAAAAGATGTTCTGTTAAAAGAATTACAACACCGCGTGAAAAATACTTTGGCGATTATTTCTGGATTACTCAATCTAGAATCTTTTAAAGTTGAAAATGAACTCGCGAAACAATCTTTTTTAAATGCACAGTCACGGATCATGTCGATGTCAAAGGTATACGAAAATTTATACCAATCAGAAGACTTGGAATCTGTTGATCTTCGTAAATACATTGAAGACTTAGTTTACAGTTTGCATGATATTTTTGTTCTGAATCCAAGTAAAATTCGTTTTGATGTGAAACTGGAAGACATTCGGTTAGACCTAAAACGTACTCTGCCATTAGGATTGATCTTAAATGAACTTTTGACAAATGCCTTAAAGTATGCTTATCCAAATGAGAAAGGTGGAGATATTCGAATCCATTTGTCTATCTCTAATCAAAATGTCATGTTAACAGTTGGAGATGATGGAGTTGGATTACCAGAATCAGTCAATATTGAAAAAGGAAATCATTTTGGTTACGAGCTTATCCGAAGTTTGACTTCTCAACTCAAAGGTGTTTTTTCTTCGGTTTCCAAAAAAGGAGAAGGTTTGAACATCATCATATCTTTTCCATTACACAACAAAGAATAA